A part of Streptomyces sp. NBC_01235 genomic DNA contains:
- a CDS encoding class I SAM-dependent methyltransferase, whose translation MARQLDEQIAGRYPVGQRLRVLDVGMGQGTQALRLARLGHQVTGLEQDATMVAAAREALSGEPEGIRERMRIIEGDGRDTGVHFLPGSFDVVLCHGVLMYVAEPDPLLAGLARMLAPGGLLSLLVRNADALAMRPGLSGDWAGALGAFDTEAYRNRLGLDVRADRLTTLTATLAGIGAPLQAWYGVRVFTDTAADGAEIPGDVETLLSAEERAGRTDPYRQVAALLHLCGVRG comes from the coding sequence GTGGCCCGGCAGCTCGACGAGCAGATAGCGGGGCGCTACCCGGTCGGGCAGCGGCTGCGGGTCCTCGACGTCGGGATGGGCCAGGGCACGCAGGCGCTGCGGCTGGCCCGGCTCGGGCATCAGGTGACCGGGCTCGAACAGGACGCGACGATGGTCGCCGCCGCCCGTGAGGCGCTGTCCGGCGAGCCCGAGGGCATCCGGGAGCGGATGCGGATCATCGAGGGCGACGGCCGCGACACCGGCGTGCACTTCCTGCCCGGCAGCTTCGACGTGGTGCTGTGCCACGGCGTACTGATGTACGTCGCGGAGCCGGACCCGCTGCTCGCGGGGCTCGCGCGGATGCTGGCCCCGGGCGGACTGCTGTCGCTGCTGGTCAGGAACGCGGACGCGCTGGCCATGCGGCCGGGGCTGTCCGGCGACTGGGCGGGCGCGCTGGGCGCCTTCGACACCGAGGCCTACCGCAACCGGCTGGGACTGGACGTACGGGCGGACCGGCTGACGACGCTGACCGCCACACTCGCCGGGATCGGCGCTCCGTTGCAGGCCTGGTACGGCGTGCGGGTCTTCACGGACACGGCGGCGGACGGGGCGGAGATCCCCGGCGACGTCGAGACCCTGTTGTCCGCCGAGGAGCGGGCCGGGCGGACCGACCCCTACCGGCAGGTCGCGGCACTGCTGCACCTGTGCGGGGTGCGCGGCTGA
- a CDS encoding bifunctional adenosylcobinamide kinase/adenosylcobinamide-phosphate guanylyltransferase: MEVTLLGTGAPAGLPRPDCSCAVCATSLGAHARAATALLVDGTLLLDLTPGAAFAAARVGHSLGGVGQVLLTHPHDGPPVEVPAGLPQPGRVPDGRESALLTGHRVRAVAMDAPGTGYAVTGPDGQRLLYLPPGGAPAGLEEGSGPAERYDMVLADLVGRPDALAKLRAVGAVGPTTDVLAVHLDHDVPPGAELRRRLAAAGARAVPDGSTLTVGVYEDVPDVPRRTLVLGGARSGKSVEAERRLESFPDVLYVATGGTRGGDTEWASRVAAHRERRPGSWRTAETCDLVPLLAADGAPLLIDCLSLWLTDAMDSVGAWDDAVWADGGEKALRARVVELAEAVRSARRTVVLVSNEVGSGIVPATASGRRYRDELGRLNAAVAAECEQVVLVVAGQALVLRG; the protein is encoded by the coding sequence GTGGAAGTCACTCTGCTCGGTACCGGTGCCCCCGCGGGCCTGCCCCGCCCCGACTGTTCCTGCGCCGTGTGCGCGACCTCGCTCGGCGCGCACGCGCGTGCGGCGACCGCGTTGCTCGTGGACGGGACGCTGCTGCTCGATCTGACGCCGGGCGCCGCGTTCGCCGCCGCGCGCGTGGGTCATTCGCTGGGCGGGGTGGGTCAGGTTCTGCTGACGCACCCGCACGACGGTCCACCGGTGGAGGTGCCGGCCGGGCTGCCGCAGCCCGGCCGGGTGCCGGACGGGCGGGAGTCGGCGCTGCTGACGGGGCATCGGGTGCGGGCGGTGGCGATGGACGCGCCGGGCACCGGGTACGCGGTCACCGGGCCGGACGGGCAACGGCTGCTGTATCTGCCGCCCGGCGGTGCGCCGGCCGGCCTGGAGGAGGGGTCGGGGCCCGCCGAGCGGTACGACATGGTCCTCGCGGATCTCGTGGGGCGGCCGGACGCGCTGGCGAAGCTGCGGGCGGTGGGCGCGGTGGGGCCGACGACCGACGTGCTCGCCGTCCATCTGGACCACGACGTGCCGCCGGGCGCGGAGCTCCGGCGGCGGCTCGCGGCGGCGGGGGCGCGGGCGGTGCCGGACGGGTCGACGCTGACGGTGGGGGTGTACGAGGACGTGCCGGACGTGCCGAGGCGGACGCTGGTGCTGGGCGGGGCCCGGTCGGGGAAGTCGGTGGAGGCCGAGCGGCGGCTGGAGTCCTTCCCGGACGTGCTGTACGTCGCCACCGGGGGGACGCGGGGCGGCGACACCGAGTGGGCGTCCCGGGTCGCGGCGCACCGGGAGCGGCGGCCGGGGTCGTGGCGGACGGCGGAGACCTGCGACCTCGTGCCGCTGCTGGCGGCGGACGGGGCGCCGCTGCTGATCGACTGTCTGTCGTTGTGGCTGACGGACGCCATGGACTCCGTCGGGGCGTGGGACGACGCGGTGTGGGCGGACGGCGGCGAGAAGGCGCTGCGCGCGCGGGTGGTGGAGTTGGCCGAGGCCGTGCGCTCGGCGCGGCGGACCGTCGTCCTGGTGTCCAACGAGGTCGGCTCGGGGATCGTGCCGGCCACGGCGTCGGGGCGGCGGTACCGGGACGAGCTGGGGCGGCTCAACGCGGCGGTCGCGGCCGAGTGCGAGCAGGTCGTGCTGGTGGTGGCGGGGCAGGCGCTGGTGCTCCGGGGCTGA
- a CDS encoding class I SAM-dependent methyltransferase, with translation MPPRPVHEPRRDDCPWCGSKRLRTRLRAPDLRHRRPGTFVVDECRDCAHAFQNPRLTTEGLRLYDVDGDQRAGRGQLRATARAMLPFPEPESWLDVGTGDAPFPAAAKELFAYTAFDGVDPTPRVERARAAGRLDEAHMGHLTAPEVLSRLRGRYDVVSMLHHLEHTRDPRRELAAALTALRPGGHLLLELPDPSSASAAVLGKWWHSHDQPRHLHLIPLANLRAELEAQGCEIVVTDRESPHTPHDLATAVSLCLNRTRLRRTAGPLTALAAALDLLLAPALRRTRFSNAYRIIARKG, from the coding sequence ATGCCCCCCAGGCCCGTCCACGAGCCGCGCCGCGACGACTGCCCCTGGTGCGGCTCCAAGCGCCTGCGCACCCGGCTGCGCGCACCGGACCTCCGCCACCGCAGGCCCGGAACGTTCGTGGTCGACGAGTGCCGGGACTGCGCCCACGCCTTCCAGAACCCGCGCCTGACCACCGAGGGACTCCGGCTGTACGACGTCGACGGGGACCAACGGGCCGGCCGCGGGCAGTTGAGGGCGACGGCCCGGGCGATGCTGCCCTTCCCCGAGCCGGAGAGCTGGCTGGACGTCGGGACGGGGGACGCGCCCTTCCCGGCGGCGGCGAAGGAACTGTTCGCCTACACGGCGTTCGACGGAGTGGACCCCACCCCGAGAGTCGAGCGGGCGAGAGCCGCGGGCCGCCTCGACGAGGCCCACATGGGCCACCTGACGGCCCCGGAGGTCCTGTCCCGCCTGAGGGGCCGCTACGACGTGGTCAGCATGCTCCACCACCTGGAACACACCCGGGACCCGAGGCGGGAACTCGCGGCGGCGCTGACCGCCCTGCGTCCGGGCGGCCACCTCCTCCTGGAACTCCCGGACCCCTCCAGCGCGTCCGCCGCCGTCCTGGGCAAGTGGTGGCACTCCCACGACCAGCCCCGCCACCTCCACCTGATTCCCCTGGCCAACCTCCGCGCGGAACTGGAAGCCCAGGGCTGCGAGATCGTCGTGACGGACCGCGAGTCCCCCCACACCCCCCACGACCTGGCGACGGCCGTCTCGCTCTGCCTGAACCGGACCCGCCTGCGCCGCACGGCCGGGCCCCTGACCGCCCTGGCCGCCGCACTCGACCTCCTCCTGGCCCCGGCCCTGCGCCGCACCCGCTTCTCCAACGCCTACCGGATCATCGCGCGCAAGGGCTGA
- the cobT gene encoding nicotinate-nucleotide--dimethylbenzimidazole phosphoribosyltransferase, giving the protein MSSLNLDDFTDLIERPDGGVRRDAEARRERQIVPPGSLGRLDDLGEWLAAAQGSAPVRPVERPRVVLFAGDHGIAELGVSARPAGSAAELVREVLEGGRPVSVLARRLGVPVRVVDMALDCAPDTFPEDVVRHRVRRGSGRIDIEDALTVEEAEAAFLAGVAVADEEADSGTDLVVLGDISVGGTTAAGVLVAALCGTDASVVTGRGGEAIDDLAWMRKCAAIRDALRRARPVLGEQLQLLATVGGADLAAMTGFLLQCAVRKLPVVLDGVVAAACALVGQRIAFRAPDWWLAAHKSGEPGQAKALDRMALEPLLDQGVKVGEGAGALLALPLVQAAAALAAELPEKPEASDEKAEGAEEDPATE; this is encoded by the coding sequence ATGAGCTCGCTTAATCTCGACGACTTCACCGATCTGATCGAGCGCCCCGACGGCGGGGTGCGCCGCGACGCGGAGGCGCGCCGGGAACGTCAGATCGTGCCGCCCGGATCGCTGGGGCGCCTGGACGACCTGGGTGAGTGGCTGGCGGCGGCGCAGGGCTCGGCGCCGGTGCGACCGGTCGAGCGGCCCCGGGTGGTGCTGTTCGCCGGCGACCACGGCATCGCCGAGCTCGGCGTCTCCGCCCGACCCGCGGGCAGCGCCGCGGAGTTGGTGCGGGAGGTCCTGGAGGGCGGCCGTCCGGTTTCCGTGCTGGCTCGCCGCCTCGGCGTGCCCGTGCGGGTCGTGGACATGGCCCTGGACTGCGCCCCGGACACGTTCCCCGAGGACGTCGTGCGGCACCGGGTGCGGCGCGGCAGCGGCCGGATCGACATCGAGGACGCGCTGACGGTCGAGGAGGCCGAGGCCGCCTTCCTGGCGGGCGTGGCCGTCGCCGACGAGGAGGCCGACTCCGGTACGGATCTGGTCGTGCTCGGTGACATCAGCGTCGGCGGGACGACGGCGGCGGGCGTGCTGGTCGCCGCACTGTGCGGGACGGACGCGTCCGTGGTGACCGGGCGGGGCGGCGAGGCGATCGACGACCTGGCGTGGATGCGCAAGTGCGCCGCCATCCGGGACGCGTTGCGCCGGGCCCGGCCGGTGCTCGGGGAGCAGTTGCAACTGCTGGCGACCGTGGGCGGGGCCGACCTCGCCGCCATGACGGGCTTTCTGCTCCAGTGCGCGGTACGGAAGTTGCCGGTCGTCCTGGACGGCGTCGTGGCGGCCGCCTGCGCGCTCGTCGGGCAGCGGATCGCGTTCCGGGCGCCGGACTGGTGGCTGGCCGCACACAAGAGCGGTGAACCGGGGCAGGCGAAGGCACTCGATCGGATGGCTCTGGAACCACTGCTTGACCAGGGCGTGAAGGTCGGAGAGGGCGCCGGGGCCCTGCTCGCGCTGCCATTGGTGCAGGCCGCGGCGGCCCTGGCCGCGGAACTTCCGGAGAAGCCCGAGGCGTCCGACGAGAAGGCCGAGGGCGCCGAGGAGGATCCGGCGACGGAGTAG
- a CDS encoding phosphatidylglycerol lysyltransferase domain-containing protein has translation MGNTRGAAAFAVWYLRAVAFVNFLSAVWVSLGQDVRRHNQENLFTPYLLTAGFASGVFTAFLAVTMRRRKRAAWILNLGLSGAFLGLFTLAMAFPEIRRYPQNWVSLALTAAFVAALLAGRREFYAKGDRSNPRLAAAVGVGGLLGASLLAALLVTVTNRASATSTFLERWRYGALRLVSVAADDYRVPGIAPPTWVDVAVNVLSTVLVLAVLYAAFRSRRAVDPLTEDDEKRLRELLDRHGERDSLGYFALRREKSVCFSPTGKAAVTYRVLGGVSLASGDPLGDPEAWPGAIEPWLAEARAHGWIPAVMGASEEAGTVYARHGLDALELGDEAIVEVAEFTLEGRAMRTVRQAYNRVRRAGYTVRVRRHEDIPADEMAYLLRRADDWRDGATERGFSMALGRLGDPEDGRCVMLECTDTHGELRALLSFVPWGPHGLSLDLMRRDRDGDNGLMEFMVIELLRRARETREGRYTPAIRITQVSLNFAVFRSVFERGARLGAGPVLRLWRSLLSFFSRWWQIESLYRANAKYRPIWEPRFLLFEKSADLPRIGIAAARAEGFLEAPGLPKWLHRKHLETHR, from the coding sequence ATGGGCAACACCCGGGGCGCCGCCGCCTTCGCCGTCTGGTACCTGCGGGCCGTCGCGTTCGTCAACTTCCTCAGTGCGGTGTGGGTTTCCCTGGGGCAGGACGTGCGGCGGCACAACCAGGAGAACCTCTTCACGCCGTACCTGCTGACGGCCGGGTTCGCGTCCGGGGTCTTCACCGCCTTCCTGGCCGTCACCATGCGGCGGCGCAAACGGGCCGCGTGGATCCTGAACCTCGGCCTGAGCGGGGCGTTCCTGGGCCTGTTCACGCTGGCCATGGCGTTCCCGGAGATCCGGCGCTACCCGCAGAACTGGGTCTCGCTCGCGCTGACCGCCGCCTTCGTCGCCGCGCTGCTCGCCGGGCGACGGGAGTTCTACGCGAAGGGCGACCGGTCCAATCCGAGGCTCGCCGCGGCCGTCGGCGTCGGCGGACTGCTGGGCGCCTCGCTGCTGGCCGCCCTGCTGGTGACGGTCACCAACCGGGCGTCCGCCACCTCCACCTTCCTCGAACGCTGGCGCTACGGCGCGCTGCGGCTGGTCTCCGTCGCCGCCGACGACTACCGCGTCCCCGGGATCGCCCCGCCCACCTGGGTCGACGTCGCCGTCAACGTGCTGAGCACGGTGCTCGTCCTCGCCGTCCTGTACGCCGCGTTCCGCTCCCGGCGGGCCGTCGACCCGCTCACCGAGGACGACGAGAAACGGCTGCGAGAGCTCCTCGACCGACACGGTGAGCGGGACTCGCTCGGCTACTTCGCGCTGCGCCGCGAGAAGAGCGTGTGCTTCTCGCCGACGGGCAAGGCGGCCGTCACCTACCGCGTCCTCGGCGGGGTGTCACTGGCGTCCGGGGATCCGCTCGGGGATCCGGAGGCGTGGCCGGGGGCCATCGAGCCGTGGCTCGCCGAGGCGCGGGCGCACGGGTGGATCCCCGCGGTGATGGGCGCGAGCGAGGAGGCCGGGACCGTGTACGCCCGGCACGGGCTGGACGCGCTGGAACTCGGGGACGAGGCGATCGTCGAGGTCGCCGAGTTCACCCTCGAGGGGCGCGCGATGAGGACCGTCCGGCAGGCGTACAACCGTGTCCGCCGGGCCGGGTACACGGTGCGGGTACGACGGCACGAGGACATCCCGGCCGACGAGATGGCGTACCTGCTGCGGCGGGCCGACGACTGGCGCGACGGGGCCACCGAGCGCGGGTTCAGCATGGCGCTGGGGCGGCTCGGGGACCCGGAGGACGGGCGCTGCGTGATGCTGGAGTGCACCGACACCCACGGCGAGCTGCGGGCCCTGCTCTCCTTCGTGCCGTGGGGACCGCACGGGCTGTCCCTCGACCTGATGCGCCGGGACCGCGACGGCGACAACGGCCTGATGGAGTTCATGGTCATCGAACTCCTCCGGCGCGCCCGGGAAACCCGAGAAGGCCGATACACCCCGGCTATTCGGATCACCCAGGTTTCGCTCAACTTCGCCGTGTTCCGCTCGGTCTTCGAAAGGGGCGCGCGCCTCGGCGCCGGGCCGGTGCTGAGGCTGTGGCGGTCGCTGCTCAGCTTCTTCTCGCGCTGGTGGCAGATCGAGTCGCTGTACCGCGCCAACGCCAAGTACCGGCCCATCTGGGAACCCCGCTTCCTGCTCTTCGAGAAGAGCGCGGACCTGCCTCGCATCGGCATCGCGGCGGCACGGGCGGAGGGGTTCCTGGAGGCGCCGGGGCTGCCGAAGTGGCTGCACCGCAAGCACCTGGAGACCCACCGATGA
- a CDS encoding adenosylcobinamide-GDP ribazoletransferase, translating into MTSPLDGLRFAFGTLTALPVRVTRWDRRAARGGMLTAPLVGLVVGGCAAGLGLLLLRLGASPLLAAVASAAVPAVLTRGLHLDGLADTADGLGSGKPAEDALRIMKQSDIGPFGVLTLVLVLLAQVAALTQLYDISWALGAVAAVVSAAAARLALTLAARDGVPAARPEGLGAAVAGVVPVRGAVLAAVAVMLAAAVAGAWFGPYGGGVVVIIGPVDPGPLFEPYDAVRPALAVLAALAVAELLLRHCTRRFGGVTGDVFGGLAETAATTALVVFCLAR; encoded by the coding sequence ATGACCTCGCCTCTCGACGGCCTCCGCTTCGCCTTCGGCACCCTCACCGCGCTCCCGGTCAGGGTGACCCGCTGGGACCGGCGGGCCGCGCGCGGGGGCATGCTGACCGCCCCTCTGGTCGGGCTGGTCGTCGGCGGCTGCGCGGCCGGGCTCGGGCTGCTGCTGCTCCGTCTGGGCGCGAGCCCGTTGCTCGCCGCCGTCGCCTCCGCCGCCGTACCGGCCGTCCTCACCCGCGGTCTGCACCTCGACGGGCTGGCCGACACGGCGGACGGTCTCGGCAGCGGCAAACCCGCCGAGGACGCGCTGCGGATCATGAAGCAGTCGGACATCGGCCCGTTCGGCGTGCTCACGCTCGTCCTCGTGCTGCTCGCCCAGGTGGCCGCGCTGACGCAGCTCTACGACATCTCGTGGGCCCTGGGGGCGGTGGCCGCCGTCGTCTCGGCGGCGGCCGCCCGGCTCGCGCTGACCCTGGCGGCACGCGACGGGGTGCCGGCCGCGCGGCCGGAGGGGCTGGGGGCGGCGGTCGCCGGGGTCGTCCCGGTGCGGGGTGCGGTGCTCGCCGCCGTCGCCGTCATGCTGGCGGCGGCGGTCGCGGGAGCGTGGTTCGGGCCTTACGGAGGCGGCGTCGTCGTCATCATCGGGCCCGTCGATCCGGGGCCCCTCTTCGAGCCGTACGACGCCGTCCGGCCGGCGCTCGCCGTCCTCGCCGCCCTCGCCGTCGCCGAACTCCTCCTGCGGCACTGCACGCGGCGTTTCGGCGGGGTCACCGGGGACGTGTTCGGCGGCCTGGCGGAGACGGCGGCGACCACCGCGCTCGTGGTGTTCTGCCTGGCGCGTTAG
- a CDS encoding endo alpha-1,4 polygalactosaminidase → MRRPILPLSLLALLLAGCASAPDDTPPAEKVWQPAPGVDWQWQLSGRLDTSVDVPVYDIDGFDHTEDTVAELHDDGRKVICYLSTGAWEDWRPDAEKFPESVIGKGNGWEGERWLDIRRTDVLEPLMAARLDMCRAKGFDAVEPDNMDGYKNTTGFPVKAADQLRYNRLVADLAHDRGMSVGLKNDLDQIPELVDDFDFAVNEQCAQYDECEELTPFVEAGKAVFHVEYELPTSDFCADSRRLKLSSLLKKYELGAWREAC, encoded by the coding sequence GTGAGACGTCCGATCCTTCCGCTGTCCTTGCTCGCTCTGCTGCTCGCGGGCTGCGCCTCCGCGCCGGACGACACGCCGCCGGCGGAGAAGGTCTGGCAGCCGGCGCCCGGCGTCGACTGGCAGTGGCAGCTCAGCGGACGGCTGGACACCTCCGTCGACGTGCCGGTCTACGACATCGACGGCTTCGACCACACCGAGGACACGGTCGCCGAACTGCACGACGACGGCCGCAAGGTCATCTGCTACCTCTCCACCGGCGCCTGGGAGGACTGGCGCCCCGACGCGGAGAAGTTCCCCGAGTCGGTGATCGGCAAGGGCAACGGCTGGGAGGGCGAACGCTGGCTCGACATCCGCAGGACCGACGTCCTGGAACCGCTGATGGCGGCCCGCCTCGACATGTGCCGTGCCAAGGGCTTCGACGCGGTCGAGCCGGACAACATGGACGGCTACAAGAACACCACCGGCTTCCCCGTCAAGGCCGCCGACCAGCTCCGCTACAACCGTCTCGTCGCCGACCTCGCCCACGACCGGGGCATGTCCGTCGGCTTGAAGAACGACCTCGACCAGATCCCCGAACTCGTCGACGACTTCGACTTCGCCGTCAACGAACAGTGCGCCCAGTACGACGAGTGCGAGGAACTGACCCCCTTCGTCGAGGCGGGCAAGGCCGTCTTCCATGTCGAGTACGAACTCCCCACGAGCGACTTCTGCGCAGACTCCCGTCGGCTGAAGCTGAGTTCGCTGCTGAAGAAGTACGAGCTGGGGGCGTGGCGCGAGGCCTGCTAG